The following coding sequences lie in one Polynucleobacter asymbioticus genomic window:
- the rpoB gene encoding DNA-directed RNA polymerase subunit beta — MNYSFTERKRVRKSFAKRVNNHQVPYLIATQLESYAKFLQAEKPAMSRLTEGLQAAFTSAFPIVSNNGYARMEYVSYQLSQPPFDVKECQQRGYTYHSALRAKVRLIIYDREAPTKVKEVKESEVYMGEIPLMTDNGSFVINGTERVIVSQLHRSPGVFFEHDKGKTHSSGKLLFSARIIPYRGSWLDFEFDPKDILYFRVDRRRKMPVTILLKAIGLNNEQILANFFNFDHFSLSANGASMEFVPERLRGQLASFDVLDKNGVVVIQKDKRINAKHIRELEAAKTKNIVVPDDYLVGRVVARNIIDPDSGEILAYANDEITEELLATLRDAGIKQLETIYTNDLDSGAYISQTLRTDETADQMAARIAIYRMMRPGEPPTEDAVEALFQRLFYNEDSYDLSRVGRMKVNSRLGRSEMEGKMVLSDEDILDTIKSLVDLRNGKGEVDDIDHLGNRRVRCVGELAENQFRAGLSRVERAVKERLGQAETENLMPHDLINSKPISSAIREFFGSSQLSQFMDQTNPLSEITHKRRISALGPGGLTRERAGFEVRDVHPTHYGRVCPIETPEGPNIGLINSLALFARLNEHGFLETPYRKVSNSKVSDEVVYLSAIEEAKYVIAQANATIDKSGKLADELVSARQAGETMMVSPERIDFIDVAPSQIVSAAASLVPFLEHDDANRALMGANMQRQAVPCLRPDKPLVGTGLERIVAVDSGTVILASRGGIVDYVDANRVVIRVNDDETAAGEVGVDIYNLIKYTRSNQNTNINQRPIVQAGDRVARGDVVADGASTDLGELALGQNMTVAFMPWNGYNFEDSILISEKVVADDRYTSIHIEELSVVARDTKLGSEEITRDISNLAESQLSRLDESGIVYIGAEVEAGDVLVGKVTPKGETTLTPEEKLLRAIFGEKASDVKDTSLRVPSGMIGTVIDVQVFTREGIERDARAQSIIQEELQRYRLDLNDQLRIVEGDAFMRLEKLLIGKVANGGPKKLAKGTKIDKEYLADLDKYHWFDVRPADDEVATQVEAIKSSIEAKRKQFDEAFEEKRTKLTQGDDLQPGVTKMVKVYLAVKRRLQPGDKMAGRHGNKGVVSKIAPAEDMPFMADGRPVDIVLNPLGVPSRMNVGQILETHLGWAAQGIGKRIDEMVRQQAKQAELRKFMKQLYNETGRIEDIDNFTDEQITVLAENLRQGLPFATPVFDGATEAEIGRMLELAYPQEVATSLKMTPSRQQMILCDGRTGDQFERPVTVGVMHVLKLHHLVDDKMHARSTGPYSLVTQQPLGGKAQFGGQRFGEMEVWALEAYGASYVLQEMLTVKSDDVAGRTKVYENIVKGEHTIDAGMPESFNVLVKEIRSLGIDIDMERN, encoded by the coding sequence ATGAACTACAGCTTCACCGAACGCAAGCGAGTCCGTAAAAGCTTTGCTAAGCGAGTAAATAATCATCAGGTTCCATACCTGATCGCAACGCAGCTGGAATCCTATGCTAAATTTTTACAGGCTGAAAAGCCAGCAATGTCTCGTCTCACAGAGGGACTTCAAGCTGCCTTTACATCAGCATTCCCAATTGTGTCCAACAATGGCTACGCACGTATGGAATACGTGTCATACCAGTTGTCACAACCACCGTTTGACGTTAAAGAATGTCAACAACGTGGTTACACATACCACTCAGCCTTACGTGCAAAAGTTCGCTTGATTATTTATGATCGCGAAGCACCAACTAAGGTTAAAGAGGTAAAAGAGAGCGAAGTCTACATGGGTGAAATTCCACTCATGACCGATAACGGCTCTTTCGTGATCAACGGTACTGAGCGCGTGATCGTTTCTCAGTTGCACCGTTCACCAGGCGTGTTCTTTGAGCACGACAAGGGCAAGACACATAGCTCAGGTAAGTTGCTGTTCTCAGCACGCATCATTCCTTACCGTGGTTCATGGCTCGATTTCGAGTTTGATCCAAAAGATATTCTGTATTTCCGCGTTGACCGTCGTCGTAAGATGCCTGTCACCATTTTGCTCAAAGCAATTGGTTTAAACAACGAACAGATTCTTGCAAACTTCTTTAACTTTGATCATTTCTCATTGAGCGCAAATGGCGCCTCTATGGAATTTGTTCCAGAGCGTTTGCGTGGTCAGTTAGCAAGTTTTGATGTGCTTGATAAGAATGGCGTTGTTGTCATTCAAAAAGACAAGCGTATCAACGCAAAACATATTCGTGAACTCGAAGCCGCTAAGACTAAAAACATCGTTGTTCCAGATGACTACTTAGTTGGCCGCGTAGTTGCACGCAACATCATCGATCCAGACTCTGGTGAAATCTTGGCTTACGCTAATGATGAAATCACTGAAGAGTTGTTGGCTACATTGCGCGATGCAGGCATCAAGCAATTGGAAACCATCTACACCAATGATTTGGATTCTGGTGCGTACATTTCACAGACATTGCGTACTGATGAAACTGCTGATCAAATGGCTGCTCGTATCGCCATCTATCGCATGATGCGTCCTGGTGAGCCTCCAACAGAAGATGCTGTTGAAGCCTTGTTCCAGCGCTTGTTCTACAACGAAGATAGTTACGATTTATCACGCGTTGGCCGTATGAAAGTTAACAGCCGTCTCGGTCGTTCAGAGATGGAAGGCAAAATGGTTTTGTCGGACGAAGATATTCTCGACACCATTAAGTCCTTGGTTGACTTGCGTAACGGTAAAGGCGAAGTCGATGACATCGATCACCTAGGTAATCGTCGCGTGCGTTGCGTAGGTGAGTTGGCTGAGAATCAATTCCGTGCAGGTTTGTCACGTGTTGAGCGTGCGGTTAAAGAACGTCTCGGTCAAGCTGAAACAGAAAACCTCATGCCGCATGATTTGATTAACAGCAAGCCAATCTCTTCAGCAATTCGTGAGTTCTTTGGATCTTCACAGTTGTCCCAGTTTATGGACCAAACAAACCCATTGTCAGAGATCACGCACAAGCGTCGTATTTCTGCATTGGGACCTGGTGGTTTGACACGTGAGCGTGCAGGTTTCGAAGTGCGTGACGTGCATCCAACCCACTACGGACGTGTTTGCCCAATTGAAACTCCAGAAGGACCAAACATTGGTCTGATCAATTCACTCGCGTTGTTTGCGCGTTTGAATGAGCATGGTTTCTTAGAGACTCCATATCGTAAAGTTTCCAATAGCAAAGTAAGCGATGAAGTTGTTTATCTCTCTGCGATTGAAGAAGCGAAGTACGTGATTGCTCAGGCAAACGCAACGATCGACAAGAGCGGTAAGTTAGCCGATGAGTTGGTTTCGGCGCGTCAAGCTGGTGAGACCATGATGGTTAGCCCAGAGCGCATCGATTTCATCGACGTTGCTCCGAGCCAGATCGTTTCTGCTGCTGCTTCACTGGTTCCATTCTTGGAGCATGACGATGCGAACCGTGCGTTGATGGGTGCGAATATGCAACGTCAAGCGGTTCCTTGCTTGCGTCCAGATAAGCCATTGGTTGGTACCGGTTTAGAGCGCATTGTTGCGGTTGACTCAGGTACAGTTATTTTGGCCTCCCGTGGCGGTATCGTTGACTATGTTGACGCAAACCGTGTCGTTATTCGTGTAAACGATGACGAAACAGCGGCTGGTGAAGTTGGTGTGGATATTTATAACCTCATCAAGTACACCCGTTCAAACCAAAACACCAACATCAACCAACGTCCAATCGTTCAGGCTGGTGATCGTGTAGCCCGTGGCGACGTAGTTGCTGACGGTGCATCTACCGACTTAGGTGAGTTGGCTTTGGGTCAAAACATGACTGTGGCATTTATGCCATGGAACGGTTACAACTTCGAAGATTCAATCTTGATTTCTGAGAAAGTTGTTGCTGACGACCGTTACACCTCTATTCATATTGAAGAGCTGTCGGTTGTTGCCCGTGATACCAAGCTTGGTTCAGAAGAAATTACACGCGATATCTCCAACTTGGCTGAGTCACAACTCTCCCGTTTGGATGAGAGCGGTATTGTTTACATCGGTGCTGAAGTTGAAGCTGGTGACGTATTGGTTGGTAAAGTTACTCCGAAGGGTGAGACTACTCTCACTCCAGAAGAGAAGTTACTGCGTGCGATCTTCGGTGAAAAAGCATCTGACGTTAAAGATACTTCTTTGCGCGTTCCATCTGGAATGATTGGTACTGTTATTGATGTTCAAGTCTTCACCCGTGAAGGCATTGAGCGCGATGCACGTGCACAGTCAATCATTCAAGAAGAATTACAGCGCTATCGTTTGGACTTAAACGACCAGTTGCGTATTGTTGAAGGCGATGCCTTCATGCGTTTAGAAAAGCTGTTGATTGGCAAAGTTGCTAACGGCGGCCCTAAGAAATTAGCTAAAGGCACCAAGATCGACAAGGAATACCTTGCTGACTTAGACAAATACCATTGGTTTGATGTTCGTCCAGCGGATGATGAGGTTGCCACACAAGTTGAGGCAATCAAATCTTCTATCGAAGCGAAGCGTAAGCAATTTGATGAGGCTTTTGAAGAGAAGCGCACCAAGCTTACCCAAGGCGATGATTTGCAGCCTGGCGTAACGAAGATGGTTAAGGTGTACTTGGCTGTTAAGCGTCGCTTGCAGCCAGGTGACAAGATGGCCGGTCGTCACGGTAACAAAGGTGTGGTTTCTAAAATCGCCCCAGCTGAAGACATGCCATTTATGGCTGACGGACGCCCTGTTGACATCGTCTTGAACCCATTGGGTGTTCCTTCCCGTATGAACGTAGGTCAGATCCTGGAAACCCACTTAGGTTGGGCAGCTCAAGGTATTGGTAAGCGTATTGATGAGATGGTTCGTCAACAAGCTAAACAAGCTGAACTCCGTAAGTTCATGAAGCAGCTTTACAACGAAACCGGTCGTATCGAAGATATCGACAACTTCACTGATGAGCAGATCACCGTTTTGGCTGAGAATTTACGCCAAGGCTTGCCATTTGCAACTCCAGTGTTTGACGGTGCAACCGAAGCTGAAATCGGACGCATGCTCGAGTTGGCATATCCACAGGAAGTGGCTACTTCCTTGAAGATGACGCCTTCACGTCAGCAAATGATTTTGTGCGACGGCCGTACTGGAGATCAGTTTGAGCGTCCTGTAACTGTTGGCGTAATGCACGTCTTGAAACTCCACCATTTGGTTGATGACAAGATGCACGCACGTTCAACCGGACCTTACTCCTTAGTAACGCAACAGCCACTGGGCGGTAAAGCTCAGTTTGGTGGTCAGCGCTTTGGTGAGATGGAAGTTTGGGCCCTCGAAGCATACGGCGCTTCATATGTCTTGCAGGAAATGCTGACAGTGAAGTCCGATGACGTCGCAGGCCGTACCAAGGTTTACGAAAACATCGTCAAGGGCGAGCACACAATTGATGCTGGCATGCCCGAATCCTTCAACGTACTGGTAAAAGAAATCCGTTCGTTGGGTATTGACATTGACATGGAGCGCAACTGA
- the rpsL gene encoding 30S ribosomal protein S12, translated as MPTINQLLRKPRTRLTVKSKSPALQNSPQRRGVCTRVYTTTPKKPNSALRKVAKVRLTNGFEVISYIGGEGHNLQEHSVVLIRGGRVKDLPGVRYHIVRGSLDLQGVKDRKQSRSKYGAKRAKKAA; from the coding sequence ATGCCAACAATTAATCAATTATTACGTAAGCCAAGAACTCGGCTGACCGTTAAAAGCAAGAGCCCTGCGCTGCAAAACAGCCCGCAGCGCCGTGGTGTTTGTACACGTGTGTACACAACCACTCCTAAAAAGCCTAACTCTGCGCTACGTAAAGTAGCAAAAGTTCGCTTAACCAATGGTTTTGAAGTGATTTCATACATTGGTGGTGAAGGCCATAACCTCCAGGAACACTCAGTAGTGTTGATCCGTGGTGGTCGTGTAAAGGATTTGCCAGGTGTTCGTTACCACATCGTTCGTGGCTCACTTGACTTGCAAGGTGTTAAAGACCGTAAGCAGTCACGTTCCAAGTACGGTGCTAAGCGCGCTAAGAAAGCTGCTTAA
- the rpsG gene encoding 30S ribosomal protein S7, protein MPRRREVPKREILPDPKFGNVEVAKFMNVLMLDGKKSVAERIVYGAFDHIEKKANKEPLEVFSTAMGNVKPMVEVKSRRVGGANYQVPVEVRPSRRSALAMRWVREAAKKRGEKSMAQRLANELLEAAEGRGGAMKKREEVHRMAEANKAFSHFRF, encoded by the coding sequence ATGCCACGTCGTCGTGAAGTTCCCAAACGGGAAATCCTGCCTGATCCAAAATTCGGCAATGTAGAAGTAGCAAAATTCATGAACGTCCTCATGTTGGACGGCAAGAAATCGGTTGCAGAGCGTATCGTTTACGGTGCCTTTGATCATATCGAGAAAAAAGCAAACAAAGAACCACTCGAAGTTTTCTCAACAGCTATGGGCAACGTTAAGCCAATGGTTGAGGTGAAGAGCCGTCGTGTTGGTGGCGCTAACTACCAGGTTCCTGTTGAAGTTCGCCCATCACGCCGTTCTGCTTTGGCAATGCGCTGGGTGCGCGAAGCCGCTAAAAAGCGCGGTGAAAAATCGATGGCCCAACGTTTGGCCAACGAATTATTAGAAGCTGCAGAAGGTCGCGGCGGAGCAATGAAGAAGCGTGAAGAAGTTCACCGTATGGCAGAAGCTAACAAAGCTTTCTCACATTTCCGCTTCTAA
- the rpoC gene encoding DNA-directed RNA polymerase subunit beta', with protein sequence MKALLDLFKQTQGDEQFDVIKIGLASPEKIRSWSFGEVRKPETINYRTFKPERDGLFCAKIFGPTKDYECLCGKYKRLKFRGVICEKCGVEVTLAKVRRERMGHIELAAPVAHIWFLKSLPSRLGMVLDMTLRDIERVLYFEAYVVVDPGMTPEGAMKRGQIMSEDEYIAKTEEYGDGAFTAIMGAEGIRDLLRSIDIDREVETIRADLKATGSDAKIKKYAKRLKVLEAFQTSGIKPDWMIMEVLPVLPPELRPLVPLDGGRFATSDLNDLYRRVINRNNRLKRLLELRAPEIIVRNEKRMLQEAVDSLLDNGRRGKAMTGANKRPLKSLAEMIKGKSGRFRQNLLGKRVDYSGRSVIVVGPTLKLHQCGLPKLMALELFKPFIFNKLETLGIATTIKAAKKEVESQTPIVWDILEEVIREHPIMLNRAPTLHRLGIQAFEPMLIEGKAIQLHPLVCAAFNADFDGDQMAVHVPLSLEAQMEARTLMLASNNVLFPANGEPSIVPSQDVVLGLYYATRDKINGKGEGMVFANITEVIRAYEAGQVELASRVAVRITEFEIVDKKAEGEARFAEKTKIYQTSVGRAILSEILPKGMSFEEINKPLKKKEISRLINTSFRKCGLRETVIFADRLLQSGFRLATNAGISVAIDDMLIPTSKERIITEASTKVKEYDKQFMSGLVTNQERYNNVVDIWGAAGDQVGKAMMDELSHVDVLDRNGKTVRQESFNSIYMMADSGARGSAAQIRQLAGMRGLMAKPDGSIIETPITANFREGLNVLQYFISTHGARKGLADTALKTANSGYLTRRLCDVTQDLVVIEEDCGATSGVTMKALVEGGEIIEALRDRILGRVCIGDIVHPDTQEVIVPNDTLLDEDHVDQIVALGIDEVKVRTVLSCLTRFGLCAKCYGRDLGRGGLVNVGEAVGVIAAQSIGEPGTQLTMRTFHIGGAASRALVASNIEAKSNGALKFSGTMRVVKNAKGEQIVISRSGEAVIIDDNGRERERHKVPYGATLLFKEDAAVKAGASLATWDPLTRPIISEYAGIARFDNVEEGVTVAKQVDEVTGLSTLVVIDGKRRSAASKGVRPMINLVDDKGGEVMIAGTDHPVNIGLQVGALITVKDGQKVEVGEVLARIPIESQKTRDITGGLPRVAELFEARSPKDAAVLAKVTGTVSFGKETKGKQRLVITDMDGEANEFLIPKEKQVLVHDGQVVNKGEMIVEGPADPHDILTLRGIEELAIYIVDEVQDVYRLQGVKINDKHIEVIVRQMLRRVQITDGGDTAYITGEQVERSKLYDANDAVIAQGKRPAQFENVLLGITKASLSTDSFISAASFQETTRVLTEAAIMGKTDTLRGLKENVIIGRLIPAGTGLSYRRARKVREQFERDRAQMIAAEEEAMADMPVEIEAEVIAPAGEADPS encoded by the coding sequence ATGAAAGCATTGCTCGATTTATTTAAGCAAACGCAGGGTGATGAGCAGTTTGATGTCATCAAGATTGGTCTTGCATCCCCTGAGAAAATTCGCTCATGGTCTTTTGGTGAAGTGCGCAAGCCAGAAACTATTAACTACCGGACTTTTAAGCCCGAGCGTGATGGTTTGTTCTGCGCCAAGATTTTTGGACCAACCAAAGACTACGAGTGCTTATGCGGTAAGTACAAGCGTTTAAAGTTCCGTGGCGTTATCTGTGAGAAGTGCGGCGTTGAAGTTACGCTGGCTAAGGTACGTCGTGAGCGCATGGGCCACATTGAGTTGGCAGCCCCTGTAGCGCACATCTGGTTCTTGAAGTCATTGCCGTCCCGCTTGGGTATGGTTCTCGATATGACATTGCGTGATATCGAGCGCGTTCTTTACTTTGAAGCATATGTAGTTGTTGATCCTGGCATGACTCCTGAGGGCGCAATGAAGCGCGGTCAGATCATGTCTGAGGACGAGTACATTGCTAAGACTGAAGAGTATGGTGACGGTGCATTTACTGCCATCATGGGCGCTGAAGGTATTCGTGATCTCTTGCGTTCGATTGATATCGATCGTGAAGTTGAGACTATTCGTGCTGACTTAAAAGCCACTGGTAGCGATGCCAAGATCAAGAAATACGCTAAGCGCTTAAAAGTGCTCGAGGCGTTCCAGACTTCAGGTATTAAGCCTGACTGGATGATCATGGAAGTATTGCCAGTATTGCCACCTGAATTGCGCCCATTAGTGCCATTGGATGGCGGTCGCTTTGCTACTTCCGATTTGAACGACCTCTATCGTCGCGTGATTAACCGTAACAACCGTCTCAAGCGTTTGTTAGAGTTGCGCGCACCAGAGATCATCGTTCGCAACGAAAAACGTATGTTGCAAGAAGCGGTTGACTCATTGCTCGATAACGGTCGTCGCGGTAAGGCCATGACTGGCGCTAACAAGCGTCCGTTGAAGTCCTTGGCTGAGATGATTAAAGGTAAGAGCGGTCGTTTCCGTCAAAACTTGTTGGGTAAACGTGTTGACTACTCAGGTCGTTCAGTCATCGTGGTTGGTCCGACATTGAAATTGCATCAGTGCGGCTTGCCAAAATTGATGGCCTTGGAATTGTTCAAGCCATTTATTTTCAACAAGCTTGAGACTTTGGGAATTGCAACCACGATTAAGGCTGCGAAGAAAGAAGTTGAAAGTCAGACTCCAATCGTTTGGGATATTCTCGAAGAAGTGATTCGTGAACATCCAATCATGTTGAACCGTGCGCCTACATTGCACCGTCTCGGTATCCAGGCTTTCGAGCCAATGCTGATTGAAGGTAAGGCGATCCAATTGCACCCATTAGTCTGCGCGGCATTTAACGCTGACTTTGACGGCGACCAAATGGCGGTTCACGTTCCTTTGTCGCTCGAAGCGCAAATGGAAGCGCGTACATTGATGTTGGCTTCGAACAACGTATTGTTCCCAGCTAACGGCGAGCCATCCATCGTTCCTTCACAGGACGTGGTGTTGGGTCTGTACTACGCAACTCGTGACAAGATTAACGGTAAAGGCGAAGGCATGGTCTTCGCTAACATCACTGAGGTAATTCGTGCATACGAGGCTGGCCAGGTTGAATTGGCTTCCCGCGTTGCTGTACGTATTACTGAGTTTGAGATTGTGGACAAGAAGGCAGAGGGCGAAGCCCGTTTTGCTGAAAAGACCAAGATCTATCAGACTTCAGTTGGCCGTGCCATCTTGTCAGAAATTTTGCCTAAAGGCATGTCTTTTGAGGAAATCAATAAGCCTCTGAAGAAAAAAGAAATCTCACGTTTGATCAACACTTCATTCCGTAAGTGCGGTCTTCGTGAAACGGTTATTTTTGCTGACCGCCTCTTGCAGTCTGGTTTCCGCTTGGCGACTAACGCCGGTATCTCGGTTGCGATCGACGATATGCTGATTCCAACTTCTAAAGAGCGCATCATCACTGAAGCTTCTACCAAGGTTAAGGAATATGACAAGCAGTTCATGTCAGGTCTCGTAACCAATCAAGAGCGTTATAACAACGTAGTTGATATTTGGGGTGCTGCTGGTGACCAAGTTGGTAAGGCAATGATGGATGAGCTGTCACACGTTGACGTGCTCGACCGTAACGGTAAAACTGTGCGTCAAGAATCTTTCAACTCTATCTACATGATGGCGGATTCTGGTGCGCGTGGATCTGCAGCGCAGATTCGTCAGTTAGCCGGTATGCGTGGTTTGATGGCGAAGCCTGATGGCTCCATTATTGAAACCCCAATTACTGCGAACTTCCGTGAAGGTTTGAACGTATTGCAGTACTTCATCTCAACCCATGGTGCTCGTAAAGGTCTGGCTGATACAGCGTTGAAGACAGCGAACTCTGGTTACTTGACACGTCGTTTATGCGACGTAACTCAAGACCTCGTGGTTATTGAAGAAGATTGCGGCGCAACTTCTGGCGTAACAATGAAGGCACTCGTAGAGGGCGGCGAAATTATCGAAGCATTGCGAGATCGTATTTTGGGTCGTGTATGTATCGGTGACATCGTTCATCCAGACACGCAAGAAGTGATCGTTCCTAACGACACATTGCTCGATGAAGATCATGTAGATCAAATCGTTGCTTTGGGTATCGACGAAGTTAAAGTTCGTACAGTATTGTCATGCTTAACTCGCTTTGGCTTGTGCGCTAAGTGCTACGGACGTGATTTAGGTCGCGGTGGTTTGGTCAACGTTGGTGAGGCAGTTGGTGTTATTGCTGCTCAGTCCATCGGTGAGCCGGGCACACAGTTGACAATGCGTACTTTCCACATCGGTGGTGCAGCGTCACGTGCATTGGTTGCAAGCAATATTGAAGCGAAGTCTAACGGTGCTTTGAAGTTCTCTGGAACGATGCGTGTTGTGAAGAATGCGAAGGGCGAGCAGATCGTGATTTCACGTTCAGGCGAAGCTGTGATCATTGACGATAACGGCCGTGAACGTGAGCGCCATAAGGTACCTTACGGTGCAACTCTATTGTTCAAAGAGGATGCTGCAGTGAAGGCCGGCGCAAGCTTGGCGACATGGGATCCGTTAACACGTCCAATCATCTCTGAGTACGCTGGTATTGCTCGCTTTGATAACGTTGAAGAAGGCGTTACTGTGGCTAAGCAGGTTGACGAAGTAACCGGTCTCTCCACTTTGGTGGTAATTGACGGGAAGCGTCGCAGTGCTGCTAGCAAAGGCGTTCGTCCAATGATCAACTTAGTTGATGATAAGGGCGGCGAAGTGATGATTGCGGGTACAGATCATCCAGTAAACATTGGTTTGCAGGTTGGCGCTTTGATCACTGTTAAAGATGGTCAAAAAGTTGAAGTTGGTGAAGTGTTGGCACGTATTCCAATCGAATCACAGAAGACGCGTGATATTACCGGTGGTTTGCCACGCGTTGCTGAATTGTTCGAAGCACGTTCACCAAAAGATGCTGCTGTATTAGCTAAAGTAACTGGAACAGTTTCCTTCGGTAAAGAAACCAAAGGTAAGCAACGTTTAGTTATTACTGATATGGATGGCGAAGCCAACGAATTCTTAATTCCTAAAGAGAAGCAAGTTCTCGTTCATGACGGCCAAGTTGTGAACAAGGGCGAGATGATTGTGGAAGGCCCTGCCGATCCGCATGACATCTTGACGCTCAGAGGCATTGAAGAGTTGGCGATCTACATCGTGGACGAAGTTCAAGACGTTTACCGTTTGCAGGGCGTGAAGATTAACGACAAGCACATTGAAGTAATCGTGCGTCAAATGTTGCGTCGTGTGCAAATTACTGATGGTGGCGATACTGCCTACATCACTGGTGAGCAAGTTGAGCGTTCTAAGTTGTATGACGCAAACGATGCCGTGATTGCTCAAGGTAAGCGCCCAGCTCAGTTCGAGAATGTGTTGCTTGGTATTACTAAAGCATCCTTGTCGACAGACAGCTTCATTTCAGCGGCTTCTTTCCAAGAAACCACCCGTGTATTGACCGAAGCCGCGATTATGGGCAAGACAGATACACTCCGTGGCCTCAAGGAAAACGTCATTATTGGTCGCCTGATCCCTGCTGGTACTGGCTTGTCTTACCGCCGTGCACGCAAGGTCAGAGAGCAATTCGAGCGTGATCGCGCTCAAATGATTGCCGCCGAAGAGGAAGCAATGGCTGATATGCCTGTAGAAATAGAGGCTGAAGTGATTGCTCCTGCTGGGGAGGCTGATCCAAGCTAA